The Calothrix sp. PCC 7507 DNA segment GCTATGGAATTAAGGGGTGAAAACCTGTGTACGAATGGATCTTGCCAAGTCTGAGCGAAGTTTTAGTTGCAAGCCAATCAGCCGTAGCTGAATGTTCACCAGCTAAAGCAGAACAGCAATGGCGTGTCAGTCTAGCAGCAACAGAACATCTGCTGATCAATAATTTAGGGAATGCTGCATCTGACGGAACCCAAGGATTAGTTTTAGCAGCACCAGCACCCCTATTTAGTCAGCCAAAGCTGACTCAAAGCTTACGGAGAGTAACTTTTACGGCCAAGCCATTTAACCCTTTGGCACTGATGCCCTTTCAGATGCCAATAGCGATCGCTACAATAGATGAAGTTACTCCTCATGAATCGGTACTGCCTCTACTACCTGCCGATCCTCTAGGAAGAGAGCAGTTTTGCCTAGTATTTACAGATAAATTTACTCTAGTTTTAGTCTTAGCTGCACACAAAAACGGCCAAAAAACGTTTTCGTTTTCTTTTGAGCCAGAGGTTGTACAGCAGGCTTGGCGAGCATTAGGAGCCAGGGTGATGCTGACTAATCCAGATTTTTTCGCTGAACTGGATACAATAGTCCAAAAGTATTTCCCAATAACGCCTGATTACCGCACTGTAATTCAGTTTAGTCAATTGTTGCTGCAAGAATTCACAGAGCCAGAAGCGGATAGGGGAAATGTTCCTTACTCTCCCCCTCTCCCTGTCTGCCCTTCCGTCTCTCCCCGGCCTGATGTAGAATTGCTGCAAGCCTTTGCTCACGAAGTCCGGACTCCTTTGACAACGATTCGCACGATGACGCGGTTGCTGCTAAAACGGCGGGACTTACCTGCTAATGTGATTAGTCGCTTAGAAGTTATCGATCATGAGTGTACTGAGCAAATTGATCGGATGGAGTTGCTGTTTAAGGCGGCAGAATTAGAAACATCCACCTCAGTGAAATTTACACGCACGCAACTGACACCAATGTCTTTGGATCAGGTGTTACAGCAAAGTATTCCCCGTTGGCAACAAGCAGCCAATCGGCGAAACTTAACTTTAGATGTGGTTTTACCGCAGCAACTACCAACGGTGGTGAGCAATCCTAGTATGTTGGATCAGGTGTTGACTGGTTTGATGGAAAACTTCACTCGCAGCTTACCTCCTGGTAGTCACATTCAAGTACATGTCATCCCGGCTGGAGACCAATTAAAGTTACAATTATCACCACAACTCCAGTGCAAAGATACTAGTAAAGCCCCTACGCCTGCAAAACCGCCAATTCGTAAAGCGCTTGGTCAATTACTGATGTTTCAACCGGAAACGGGTACGATTAGTCTTAATCTGGCTGCTACTAAGCATTTATTTCAGGCGATCGGTGGCAAACTGATTGTGCGTCAGCGTCCCCACGATGGGGAAGTATTGACTATTTTCCTGCCTTTGGAAGTTAGTCCAAGCAAAAGTTAGGAGTGAGGCATCCGTGAGGGGTTAAGATAAAGCGCTTTTTGTCAATCAGCTAAAATACTCAAAACGGTTCACGGTTAACCGAAACAATACAGTCACCAGTCAATAATCAACTGCTTGCAGCATTTTTTCAAACAAGGGATCGCCAAAATTCATTAATCGTAGTGAAGGCATTTCATCAAAAATATTAGGGTAAAAAGTAACCATGTAATTCTGCCCTTTATAATTCAGTTGCCAAGTACGTTCGCTCCTTCTCTCAAACTGCACACCACTGGCTTTTAAAATTGTTGAGTCGGTGAATAACTGCTCAATAGTTTCTGGCGTAAAAGGGGTAGAGGTGATTGGTTTTTGAATTTCTACTAAGTCAGCTTCTAAATCCATTGCTACCATTTCTTCAATAGCTAGACGAGGCGGTGGGCTGTCTAACACAGAATCGAATTGAGACATTAAAACATCCTCTTCTTCTGGATCAGCACTCATAACAGCCCGTTCAATAAAGGTAGGGACTTGGGCTAGAATCGGCTGAAGATTACCAACAACAGTGGCAAAGGCATTAATGCGATCGCGCAATTTTCGATAAACTTTCGCCTCTACCGTGCCATCATAGTAAAAATTGTGAATTCGCACAGTCGGGTATCTTTGTCCAATGCGGTCAATTCTCCCAATACGCTGTTCGACCCGCATAGGATTCCAAGGCATATCATAATTAATCAACACACCGCAATTTTGTAAATTCAACCCCTCAGAAGCAGATTCAGTACAAAGGAGAATTTTGATTTCATCTTGGCGAAATCGGCGTTTAATTTCTTCCTTGGGAACTAGACACCAATTTGGTTGACTGTTGGCTGTTGACTGTTGACTGGATTGTTCAGTCAACGGTGAACTGTTAATTGTCAACAATTCTCCGCCACGACCGGAGTAACAAGCCACTTGACTACCGTACAATTCCTTCAATGTATCGCGTAGATAGTCCATCGTGTCAGTGTACTGGGTGAAAACGATCGCACTTTCTCGGTCAGTTAATTCTTGGCGTAAAATTTGAATAAAGCGAGAAAGTTTGCTATCTTCCCCAGTGTTTTCAAATTGGCGTAGTAATTCTTCAAGATATTGAATTTCCTGGGGGTCTACTGGTTCAAAGAAAGATTCCAGCCCAGCAATCACTGCATCATCCTCATTATCCACATCTACTAAATCGTCGTCACTTAAAACGCTTCCCCGTTGAGTTAACAAATAATCCAAACGACGTTGCAGAGATGACTTGATAGCATAAAATGAACTGGTCAAACGTTTACGGTAAAGGGTCATCAAAAAACCCAAACAAGAACGCTGATCTATTTGTGCCAGTCGGTAAAAGTGACGTACATAGTCGCTGACAGCTACATAAAGCGGTACTTCCCGTTGGGGTTCCAGCGTAATAGCATTATCCTGCACAACTCTAGTAGGAATATCCCGCTCTAACAGTCCCCTCTGATAGTATTGTCGGAGAGTGTCGCGGGTGTGGCGGAACATCAAGTCTTTTAGGGGAGTATTCACTGTCAAGTATTGGCGTGAGGTGTCGATAAAGTCTTCATCTGCCAATAATTGTTTGTGATTAGAGATTTTCTTTCCCCGTTGCCAAGTATCCTGCATTTTGTAAGCGAGGATGCGATCGCTCTTGGTCAAAAACTGCTCTAATCTAGAACAAGGTTGTCCGCCGCGCTGAAAATAATCGCTAGACATGACTTGCCAAAAATTAATTACTTCCTGCTTGACAGCACCTTGTAGCGAGGCGAAATAATCGCAGAAGTTATCGCCATAACTCCAATGCCCTTGCAATCCCAGCAGGTTTAACAAGTCGAAAACTTCTATGGCATCAATTTGCATAGGAGTTGCTGATAAAAGAATCAGGGATTTTGTCTTCTCCTTCAACTGTGTCATTAACTGTAACAAGCGATTGGGTGTTTCCTTGCGGTCTTGGGGACTCTTGCGACGTGCATGATGGGCTTCGTCTAAGATTACTAAATCCCAAGGTTCTGCTGATAGTAGCTGGTGCATTCTGTCAGTTCTTCGCACCAAATGAGAAGAAGCCAGAATTAAATCTTGGGTATTCCAGGGATTAGCTGCTGCGGGGATAGTACGCTTGTAGGGGTCTTTAAATTCTGTAGATGTGTAACTCCAAAAATGCAGATTAAATTTTTCCCGCAATTCTTCTTGCCACTGGGGTTGAACGCTAGCAGGTGCTAAAATCAGTACCCGCTTCACTTTTTTGGACAACAGCAGATAACGCAGAATTAAACCAGTTTCAATTGTCTTACCTAAACCAACTTCGTCAGCAATGAGAAAACTTTGGGGAAAATTTTGAGCAACGCGGCGCAGGATTTTAATTTGGTGTGGCCAGGGGTGAATGGGAATTGATTTTAAACAAAAGTCCAAGCAGCCGGGATGTTCATGAATATTGGCAAGTTGAGTAAATGCCAACCGTTCTTGTTCACTGATTACGGTTGACGGTTGACTGATGACTGATGACTGTTCACTGTTTATTTCAGTTTTCGTAGTGGGAGCATCTTGCTCCCTACTGATATCTCTATCTTGCTCCCTACTGGTAGTAGCGGGCAAGATGCCCGCACTACTCCAGGTTTCCAAACCAACAACGTTTAATTCTTTTGTCAGAGGTCGAGTATCAAATTCTATTTGAGAGTTCCAATCAGGTTTAGTAGATTTTGCGTAACGCAACAGCTTTTTCTGTACCGCCTCTGGAACTTCAAAAACTCGCACGTTAGGCGATACGTCATACCAAAGTTGCTCAAATCTCGCTACTTCTTCTTCAACTCTATCTAGTTCCCTTCCTCCCTCCCAAGAACAATAAACGTGAAAGGATTCTACATTCCTCTCCCAGCCACCGATAGATTCATTGTTGGAACCGTTAAATGCTAATTTCTCGCCCTTGCTATCAGTAAAAATGCCAACTTTTTCGTGAAATATATGCTGTGGGTCTAGTTGCTGTGTACTATCTTCTGGTAGTCCATTTTCTTTGAGAGGAATAGCAATTTTAATATCGAGATACTGGTTTTAAATTAACCAACTGAGAATTTCTAAGTGTTTGAGTTGGGCAAAACTTTCTGGTGGCTTTAAGTCCGCGTCTAGACGAGATAGCAATGCGTCTCGCAGTT contains these protein-coding regions:
- a CDS encoding sensor histidine kinase KdpD, which gives rise to MYEWILPSLSEVLVASQSAVAECSPAKAEQQWRVSLAATEHLLINNLGNAASDGTQGLVLAAPAPLFSQPKLTQSLRRVTFTAKPFNPLALMPFQMPIAIATIDEVTPHESVLPLLPADPLGREQFCLVFTDKFTLVLVLAAHKNGQKTFSFSFEPEVVQQAWRALGARVMLTNPDFFAELDTIVQKYFPITPDYRTVIQFSQLLLQEFTEPEADRGNVPYSPPLPVCPSVSPRPDVELLQAFAHEVRTPLTTIRTMTRLLLKRRDLPANVISRLEVIDHECTEQIDRMELLFKAAELETSTSVKFTRTQLTPMSLDQVLQQSIPRWQQAANRRNLTLDVVLPQQLPTVVSNPSMLDQVLTGLMENFTRSLPPGSHIQVHVIPAGDQLKLQLSPQLQCKDTSKAPTPAKPPIRKALGQLLMFQPETGTISLNLAATKHLFQAIGGKLIVRQRPHDGEVLTIFLPLEVSPSKS
- a CDS encoding DEAD/DEAH box helicase, with product MRVFEVPEAVQKKLLRYAKSTKPDWNSQIEFDTRPLTKELNVVGLETWSSAGILPATTSREQDRDISREQDAPTTKTEINSEQSSVISQPSTVISEQERLAFTQLANIHEHPGCLDFCLKSIPIHPWPHQIKILRRVAQNFPQSFLIADEVGLGKTIETGLILRYLLLSKKVKRVLILAPASVQPQWQEELREKFNLHFWSYTSTEFKDPYKRTIPAAANPWNTQDLILASSHLVRRTDRMHQLLSAEPWDLVILDEAHHARRKSPQDRKETPNRLLQLMTQLKEKTKSLILLSATPMQIDAIEVFDLLNLLGLQGHWSYGDNFCDYFASLQGAVKQEVINFWQVMSSDYFQRGGQPCSRLEQFLTKSDRILAYKMQDTWQRGKKISNHKQLLADEDFIDTSRQYLTVNTPLKDLMFRHTRDTLRQYYQRGLLERDIPTRVVQDNAITLEPQREVPLYVAVSDYVRHFYRLAQIDQRSCLGFLMTLYRKRLTSSFYAIKSSLQRRLDYLLTQRGSVLSDDDLVDVDNEDDAVIAGLESFFEPVDPQEIQYLEELLRQFENTGEDSKLSRFIQILRQELTDRESAIVFTQYTDTMDYLRDTLKELYGSQVACYSGRGGELLTINSSPLTEQSSQQSTANSQPNWCLVPKEEIKRRFRQDEIKILLCTESASEGLNLQNCGVLINYDMPWNPMRVEQRIGRIDRIGQRYPTVRIHNFYYDGTVEAKVYRKLRDRINAFATVVGNLQPILAQVPTFIERAVMSADPEEEDVLMSQFDSVLDSPPPRLAIEEMVAMDLEADLVEIQKPITSTPFTPETIEQLFTDSTILKASGVQFERRSERTWQLNYKGQNYMVTFYPNIFDEMPSLRLMNFGDPLFEKMLQAVDY